A window from Salvia miltiorrhiza cultivar Shanhuang (shh) chromosome 2, IMPLAD_Smil_shh, whole genome shotgun sequence encodes these proteins:
- the LOC131011123 gene encoding SKP1-like protein 1A encodes MSSSAAENGSRKITLRSSDGEVFEVDESVALESQTIKHMIEDDCVDNVIPLPNVTGKILSKVIEYCKRHVDAAASATKADDKLASAVSDEELKAFDAEFVKVDQGTLFDLILAANYLNIKTLLDLTCQTVADMIKGKTPEEIRKTFNIKNDFTPEEEEEVRRENQWAFE; translated from the exons ATGTCGTCGTCCGCGGCGGAGAACGGGAGCAGGAAGATCACCCTGCGCAGTTCCGACGGCGAGGTGTTTGAGGTGGACGAGTCGGTGGCCCTGGAGTCGCAGACGATCAAGCACATGATCGAGGATGATTGCGTCGACAACGTCATCCCTCTCCCCAACGTCACGGGAAAAATACTTTCCAAAGTCATCGAATACTGCAAGCGCCACGTCGATGCCGCCGCTTCCGCAACCAAGGCCGATGACAAGCTCGCTTCCGCCGTCTCTGATGAGGAACTTAAGGCTTTTGACGCTGAATTTGTCAAAGTCGACCAAGGCACGCTTTTCGACCTTATTTTG GCTGCTAATTACTTGAATATCAAGACCCTTCTGGATCTGACTTGCCAGACGGTCGCTGACATGATCAAGGGAAAAACTCCAGAGGAGATCAGGAAGACATTCAACATCAAGAATGACTTCACACCTGAGGAAGAAGAGGAAGTCCGGCGAGAGAACCAATGGGCTTTTGAATAG